The nucleotide sequence GGATAGAATGTTTCTAAAACTAATGTTACTGAATCATACCAATCAGCATCGCAATGAAGGAGAGAAACCTGTTCAGGAAGCGCATCTTGAAAGGTCTCCTCAAACCAACCCGGCCGAATGATATATTGGTCTTTGGAAATATTTAAGGCTTTCATGACAGCGTTGACATCATCAATTTGGCCAACACAAGCCCCAACCCATTCAGCCGCCTCACTTCCGTCTCTTTCTGTGGTTTCTGGCATTCCTTGGAAGCTATCAAATAACCAAATTTTAGTATTTTCACTGAGGGATCGAGCCAAGATTGCGGCACTACCCCCCTTATACACTCCACATTCAACAAAATCCCCAGAAATTGCCTGAGTTTTCAATGTTTCTGCTAAATGATAAAGAGAGCCTAATCGTTGAGCATCTGAGAGGGTGTAAGGTTTTACAAGTCGCATTAACTCCTCCCAGGACTGTTGTTTCTGGTTAGGTAGAGATACACCCATCCGTAAATTAACTCCTCATCTTAGGGTTTGACCAATGGCTCAGGATAAGCGGCCTCCAGCACATTGACAGTAAACTTAACGTCAAAATGGACAGGGCCATGGATAACACGCTTAGAGTAAAGATTAACATTAAAGAAATAGCCATATTCTAGATGGTCGTAGATAATCACCCGTTGCAAATCATACCGTTGATTGTCTTGATACCCAATTACCCCTAAGGTCATGTAGTAAGCCCCTGCCCGGAGAGGAAAACAGAGGTTCACTTTAGCCTGAATCACTTGGCCAGCGTTGAGAACTGGGTAGTTTTGAGGTTGTAGATCTAAAATTGAAAATACCTCATTACCTTTCAAGTCTTTAACAATTAATCCTATGTCATAAACAGCAACATCTCGATGAGCTTTTAAGGTATATTCCGCAGTCACTAACTCATCGTGATCAATATCCTGCCGAAAGCGGCCGCGAGCATCCAGAAGCTGAAAGTCAATGATTTGGATATCACCGTTACCAATTCGTTCACTTTCTGTAATTTGGTTAATTGGAATTGCTGAAGATTGAGTCACATCACCTTCAAACCCAGATGAACTTTGATTATCCAACTCAACCGCTGATGTCATCGAGGTGGCGGCTAAAAACCCTTGATCTTCCCAAACCTCCTGCCGATAGGCCTGGGTAACATCTTTGGGCTTGCCCTCCATCGCAATTTGCCCATGTTTAAGCCAAAGGCAACGATCACACAGGCCGGTCATGGTACTGGTGTCATGGGAAACAAATAAGACCGTAATTCCCCGATCCATCATGTTTCGCATCCGTTTAAAGCACTTGGCCTGGAAGTGAATATCCCCAACGGCTAAAGCTTCATCAACAATGAGAATATCGGGTTCTACGCTCGTTGCAACGGCAAAGGCCAACCGCACCATCATCCCACTCGAATAGGTTTTGACTGGCTGATCAATAAAGTCTCCAATGTCAGCAAATGCCGTAATCTCTGCAAATTTTTCCTCAATTTCAACTGGTTTTAAGCCGAGAACTTGTCCATTAAAATAAACATTTTCTCTACCAGTAAACTCAATATTAAACCCACTGCCTAACTCCAACAGAGCCGCAATCCGTCCTTGAACCTTCAGTGTGCCGCTGCTTGGAGCTAGTGTACCGGCAATAATTTGGAGAAGGGTACTCTTACCTGAGCCATTTCTGCCAATAATTCCCAGTGTTTCACCCCGTTGAACCGTTAGACTGATATCCCTTAGGGCCCAAAATTCCTGAGCTTTACTGGCCTGTTTCCAGAAGATTTCCTTTAAGCGATCCCCTGGATGATCATAGCGGCGATAACATTTGGAAACCCTTTCTAAGGAAATTAGGCTATCTCTGGACATCACTCACCCCTAAAGGACATCGGCAAATGCAGGACGTAACCGCCGATACACCCATAAACCCGTGGAAAAAACAACGACTGAAATGATTGTCGCCAGGCCAAGGTCACGCCAATGATCAACATTTCCCCCTAGTACCATATCTCGATAGCTCTCAGCAATAGCGGCCAAAGGGTTAAGTCGAAAGACCCAGGGTCGGATTGAAGCTGGAATGACTGCGGCTGGATAAACTAGGGGGGTCAGGTAAAACCAAGCATTGAGAATAACGCTTAAGCTTTGGGGGATGTCGCGAATAAACACCGTTAATCCAGCACACCAGTAACCCAGGCCGGCAGTAAACAACAACTGTGGGAGCCAGACTAGGGGTAATAAAATTAATGTCCAGGCAACATTGTGTAATGCAAAACCAGTCAAAATAATTAAGACAATTAACCCCAAACTACTTTCTATAAAGGCAGCCAAAATCGGGACTAGTGGCAATAGGGTTAAGGGAAATAATACTTTTTTAACTAGGTTTGGCTGGTTAATTACAGATGTACTGGCCTGGGAAACACCTGTTACAAAAGCTGTCCAGGGAATTAAACCGGCAAAAAGCCAGAGACCAAAGATAAAATTGTTTTCCGGCAAATTTGCTAAAGTCAGCTTAACCTTCAGAACTATCCCAAAAACATAGGTATAGATTAACAGTTGGGATAATTGCTTCAGCAGTGACCAAAGATTGCCTAAGACAGAACCTTTATAGTAGCTTTCCAGTTCTCGTTTAACTAAGGCATGTAGCAGACTGAGATGGGCAGGTAGGGTTTTAGCGAAACTGGGATAAAACATTATGTGATCATACTATGCCAAGTCTCTCGTTGAATCTTAGGATAGGGATTGTCGTAACTAACTCCAATTAGGTCGTCTATCGTGATCGTGATCGTCAACAGTCAAGGGCTGATATCCCTGTGTTAATCCCCCAGGCCCCGCCTGACTACCGATCCGGGTTTATCGCCATTATCGGCCGGCCCAATGTCGGGAAATCCACTCTCATGAACCAACTCATTGGTCAAAAAGTTGCTATCACCTCACCTGTGGCCCAAACAACTCGGAATCGGCTCCGAGGAATTTTAACCACTGAGGCCGCCCAGTTGATTTTTGTCGATACCCCAGGGATTCACAAACCCCACCATTCCCTTGGGCAAGTCCTCGTCAGTAATGCCAAACTCGCCATCAACGCGGTGGATGTGATTTTATTTGTTGTGGATGGTTCTGTGAAGGCTGGTAATGGGGATCGCTATATTGCTGAGTTGCTCAAAACGGCGACAATCCCGGTGATTTTAGGCCAAAACAAAACCGACCTACTGACGGATCCCGGCCCCGTTGCTGCCACCTATCACGAACTAGCAGAAACCTATGGTTGGCAATCCTCCGCATTTTCAGCCTTGACAGAGACTGGCTTACCGGAATTACAGCAGCAGTTGGTTGCTCTCTTACCCCCAGGCCCCTACTACTATCCCCCCGATCTAGTCACCGATCAACCC is from Synechococcus sp. PCC 6312 and encodes:
- a CDS encoding TylF/MycF/NovP-related O-methyltransferase: MGVSLPNQKQQSWEELMRLVKPYTLSDAQRLGSLYHLAETLKTQAISGDFVECGVYKGGSAAILARSLSENTKIWLFDSFQGMPETTERDGSEAAEWVGACVGQIDDVNAVMKALNISKDQYIIRPGWFEETFQDALPEQVSLLHCDADWYDSVTLVLETFYPRIPVGGCVVLDDFGYWEGCREAFYDFCFRHHEKPILERVGTTQAYWIKGKTHTRHG
- a CDS encoding ABC transporter ATP-binding protein, with product MSRDSLISLERVSKCYRRYDHPGDRLKEIFWKQASKAQEFWALRDISLTVQRGETLGIIGRNGSGKSTLLQIIAGTLAPSSGTLKVQGRIAALLELGSGFNIEFTGRENVYFNGQVLGLKPVEIEEKFAEITAFADIGDFIDQPVKTYSSGMMVRLAFAVATSVEPDILIVDEALAVGDIHFQAKCFKRMRNMMDRGITVLFVSHDTSTMTGLCDRCLWLKHGQIAMEGKPKDVTQAYRQEVWEDQGFLAATSMTSAVELDNQSSSGFEGDVTQSSAIPINQITESERIGNGDIQIIDFQLLDARGRFRQDIDHDELVTAEYTLKAHRDVAVYDIGLIVKDLKGNEVFSILDLQPQNYPVLNAGQVIQAKVNLCFPLRAGAYYMTLGVIGYQDNQRYDLQRVIIYDHLEYGYFFNVNLYSKRVIHGPVHFDVKFTVNVLEAAYPEPLVKP
- a CDS encoding ABC transporter permease yields the protein MFYPSFAKTLPAHLSLLHALVKRELESYYKGSVLGNLWSLLKQLSQLLIYTYVFGIVLKVKLTLANLPENNFIFGLWLFAGLIPWTAFVTGVSQASTSVINQPNLVKKVLFPLTLLPLVPILAAFIESSLGLIVLIILTGFALHNVAWTLILLPLVWLPQLLFTAGLGYWCAGLTVFIRDIPQSLSVILNAWFYLTPLVYPAAVIPASIRPWVFRLNPLAAIAESYRDMVLGGNVDHWRDLGLATIISVVVFSTGLWVYRRLRPAFADVL
- the era gene encoding GTPase Era; protein product: MLIPQAPPDYRSGFIAIIGRPNVGKSTLMNQLIGQKVAITSPVAQTTRNRLRGILTTEAAQLIFVDTPGIHKPHHSLGQVLVSNAKLAINAVDVILFVVDGSVKAGNGDRYIAELLKTATIPVILGQNKTDLLTDPGPVAATYHELAETYGWQSSAFSALTETGLPELQQQLVALLPPGPYYYPPDLVTDQPERFIMGELIREQILTQTRDEVPHSVAVTIEQVVEETKITKVLASIYVERPSQKAIIIGKGGLMLKTIGTEARIQMQKLILGPVYLELFVKVRTRWRQSKIHLAELGYRVESD